GCGGCAAAAAATCGACGAGACGTTCGGCAACGCCCGCACCGTCCGCAATTTGATCGAGAAAGCGAAGATTCGCCACGCCGTGCGGGCGATCGCGGGCGAACCATCGGAAGCTGCGTATACCACACTGACGGCGGCCGATTTTGCCGATGTTGACGAAGAATCAAAATCGGACAGTCTGGGCAGTGTGTTGGCTGAGCTGGATCAGTTGGTCGGGTTGGAGCGGGTGAAGGAGTGGGTGAGACAAATCGTCGACATGCTGCACCTGGAGCAAAAGCGGCGGCAATACGGTTTGACAGACGAACCGATTACCCTGCATATGGCGTTCACCGGCAATCCGGGCACGGGCAAGACGACGGTCGCCCGTTTGCTGGGCAGGATCCTGCGCCATATGGGACTGCTGCCGAAAGGGCACTTTGTGGAAGCGAGCCGCAAAGACCTGGTGGCCGGTTACATCGGGCAAACGGCCACCAAAACGGCGGACAAAATCAAAGAAGCGCTGGGCGGCGTCCTGTTCATCGACGAAGCGTACGCGTTAGCCGGACGCGGTCGCGAGGATTTCGGACAGGAAGCGATTGCCACCCTGATCAAGGAGATGGAGGACAAAAAAGGGCGGCTGACCGTGATTCTGGCCGGCTATCCGCAGGAAATGGAGGCGTTGTTCCGGCTCAACCCGGGGCTGAAAAGCAGGGTTCGCTTCACGATCGAGTTTCCCGACTATACGGCGAGCGAATTGGTCGAGATTGTGAAAAGGAAAGCGGAAGCCACCCGCTACCGGTTATCAGAGGCGGCGGAAGAAAAATTGTGGGGGTATTTCCTGCGGCAATGCCTGGCGTCAGGGGGGGATTTTGGCAATGGGCGGTTGGCGGAAACGATCTTTGAGCAAGCGAAAATGCGCATGTCAAGACGAATCAGCCGCCTGCTGGGCGAAACAAAACCGGAATTGCTGTGCACGATCACGGAAGAGGATATTGAGACGGATTGAACTTCAAGCTGCCGAACGGGCGCCGCTGTGCCGGAGGACGCCTGTTCGGACGGCAACTTGCGGGCACGTTGCTGGTCTGCCGTTCGGTAAGATAAAGGCGTCCAAACGGAAAGGATCAAAAGGAACGACTGTCGGGTGCAGAATCTCGATGTGAAAGGTGAGTAGCGATACGAGGGATCATTCAGCGGCAATCAGTTTCTTGATCAGACGCACATCCGTTTCCACTTTGTCCATCCTGGTGAACAGTTCGGCAATTTGAGCCGATTGTTCAGTATTGCGGGCGACTTGCTCATAGATCGTGTCGAGTTTGCGATGCACGGCTGCGAGATCCTGCTTGGTTGCAAACTTCTCAAGATCCTGCTTGGTTGCAAACTTCTCAAGATCCTGCTTGGTTGCAAACTTCTCAAGATCCTGCTTGGTTGCAAACCGCTCAAGATCCTGCTTGGTCACCATGTCAGCTTTCATTTGCTTCATTTCGGTTTCCATGTGGTCCAGTTTCGCGAGAATTTGTTGCAGTATCTGTTCCATCCGGGTCACCACCTTTCGTCCGTGATATTCCTATCCTACCATACACGTGTCCCGTTCGAAAGCCGGAACACATATGATTCCGGAAGGGGACGGGAAGAAGTTGATTCGACTCTTCCGGCTTTGGTAAAATAGATGCTGGGAGGCCGCAGGCAGAAGCCTGCGGTTTATGTTTTCAAGGGGGACGAAGCATGTTCCAGAACTGGAAAAAGATCCTGTTGCTGGCGATTCCCTCGATCGTTTCGTTCGCGTCGATGACGGTCACCGGCACGATTAATCTGATTTTGGTGGGAAAATTGGGGGCGTTGGCGATCGCCGTCGTCGGCGTATCCAACATCATCATGTATAACGCGTGGGCCCTGTTTTCCGGTATCGGCCATACGGTCAACTATCTCGTGGCGCAAAACTATGGCGCGAACGATATGAAAACAGGGGTTGGGCGTACCTACATGGCGCTCTATCTGTGTCTGGCGGCCGGGCTGTTCGTGTTGTTGACGGGGGCGGTGGCCAACGACGACATTTTGCGGCTGATGGGCGGTAGCGGCGAACTGGTGGCGTCCGGCGAGGGGTATTTGCGCCTCCGCTTTTTTGCCATGGTGTGTTCGATCTTCGCGTTTGTGTTTCACGGATTTTTCCGCGGGATCGAGGATACGAAAACGCCGATGGTGATTTCGCTTGCCGCCAATCTGGCGATGATTTTCTTTACATACGGGCTGACGTACGGAAAATGGGGCTTTCCCGAACTGGGGCTGAACGGCGCCGGCTGGGCGATTTTGCTGGGGGAAGCGATCGGGCTTCTCTGTTGTCTCTATGTATATTTTATCAGGCTGCATCCGCGTTACGGGACGCGGTCGCGAGTCATGTTCGATTGGGCGGAGTCCAGGCTGATTTTGGCGGAAAGCGGTAAATTGGGCCTGCAGGAATTCGCTTTGAGTGTTTCGATGTTCGTGTTTACCATGTTTCTTACCCGCTTGGGCACGAACGCGTTGGCGGCCAACGAAGTGGCACTGAATGTGATGGGATTCGGTTTTATGCCGGCGTTTGCGTTCGGAGCGACGGCGACGCTTCTCGTCGGGCAGGAAGTGGGGAAAGGCAACCCGTTTACGGCAAGGCGGATGGGGACTGACACAGCGGTTTTGGGCAGCGTGTTCCTGCTGCTGCTCGGACTGGCTGAATTTTCGTTCGCGGAGCCGGTGGCGCGGATTTATTCGGACGACCCGCAGGTATACAAATTGGCAGCAGAGTTGATCGAGGTGTCCGCTTTTTTGCAAGTGTTTGACGGCCTGCTCAATTTTTATGCGGGCGGCTTGCGGGGGATCGGCGACACCACGTTCCTGCTGAAAACCTCCCTGGTGCTGAGCTGGCTTCTGTTCATCCCCTTGAGCTACTTGCTGACGTTCGTCTTGGGGCTGCACAGTATCGGCGCCTGGCTGTCACTGTATATTTTTCTGATGGTGTTTGGACTGACCATGATGATTCGCTATTACCGCGTCGACTGGGAAAATGTGCAGATGAAGTCGGCGGGGCGCGGGGTGTAGGGGATGCCGAAT
The nucleotide sequence above comes from Effusibacillus pohliae DSM 22757. Encoded proteins:
- a CDS encoding MATE family efflux transporter, with protein sequence MFQNWKKILLLAIPSIVSFASMTVTGTINLILVGKLGALAIAVVGVSNIIMYNAWALFSGIGHTVNYLVAQNYGANDMKTGVGRTYMALYLCLAAGLFVLLTGAVANDDILRLMGGSGELVASGEGYLRLRFFAMVCSIFAFVFHGFFRGIEDTKTPMVISLAANLAMIFFTYGLTYGKWGFPELGLNGAGWAILLGEAIGLLCCLYVYFIRLHPRYGTRSRVMFDWAESRLILAESGKLGLQEFALSVSMFVFTMFLTRLGTNALAANEVALNVMGFGFMPAFAFGATATLLVGQEVGKGNPFTARRMGTDTAVLGSVFLLLLGLAEFSFAEPVARIYSDDPQVYKLAAELIEVSAFLQVFDGLLNFYAGGLRGIGDTTFLLKTSLVLSWLLFIPLSYLLTFVLGLHSIGAWLSLYIFLMVFGLTMMIRYYRVDWENVQMKSAGRGV